In Ruminiclostridium josui JCM 17888, the genomic window AAAATCGTTTGTTATAGCTTTAAGCGGTACATTCCCAAGGGTGACTATAATCTGTGGATTTATTAAATGTATTTCTTTATGTAACCATATCTGGTTTTCCTTTATATCCTTCATTGTTGCAGGTCTGTTAACTACTCTCTGAGTCTTTGGATTTAATCTTCTAAGCCTGTACTTTATTGCATTTGTTATATATAGATCGTCTCTGCTTATTTTTAATACTTCTATAAATTCATTAAGGTTTTTCCCTGCTGCACCTACAAAGGGTTTTCCTTGTTTAACTTCATCTTTGCCCGGTGCTTCTCCAATTATTACAATAGGGCTGTCAATACGGCCATAACCTAGCACTATTTCTTTATCTTTGAATTCTTGTACATATTCATAGCATAGTTGTTCTAAGTTGTTTTGTATTGTATTTTTAATCAAATTATCCTCCGGACTCTTCACTTTCAAGTTCTTTTATTTTCTTTTTTACTTCCTTCATATCCTTAAATAGTAGTTCCTTTTTGCTTTGATCTCTTAGTAATGCAGCTGGATGAAATGTAGGCATAATCCAGAATTTCTTTATCTCTATCCACCGTCCCCGTATTTGTGTTATTTTTATATCTCTGTCTATGACATATTTTGCCGCAGTACTTCCAAGGCATACAATTATACGAGGTCTTATTAAGGATACCTGATTTCTCAAATATGGCAAACATTTTTCTGCCTCCTCTTCACTTGGTACCCTGTTATTTGGCGGCCTGCATTTCACAACGTTAGCAATATAGTATTCATCAGGTTTAAATTTTAAAGCTTCAAGTAATGTATCTAAAAGCTGTCCTGCCGGACCAACAAAGGGTAATCCCCGAATATCCTCCTGCTCTCCTGGTCCTTCTCCTATGAACATTATTGGAGCACGTGGATTTCCTCTTCCTATCACTATATTTGTTCTGGTTCCGGCAAGGTCACAATTTCTACAATTAGCACATGTAGAATTAAGCTGATCCCAGTTCAACAAATTAACTCATCCTTCTATAGTTATTATAGTACAACTACATAACATTATAATCTATAATATAAAAATAGTCAGCAAGCCTTTTGTAACCATAATCTAAGATAGGTTATCATAAGCAAGCCAACTATTTTCCTATTGCATAACAAACTTAATATTTTATTTAAACCTTGAGCCTTGTTTTAAATCTCTCTACAGCGGCCTGTGTATTTTCCTTGCTTCCGAATGCAGTCAGTCTGAAATACCCCTGTCCGCTTGGTCCAAAGCCTACTCCGGGAGTTCCAACTATATTGGCCTCATTTAGAAGTTTATCAAAGAACGCCCAAGAATCCATTTTATTTGGAGTCTGCATCCAGATATACGGTGCATTTACTCCTCCAAATACCTTTATTCCTATGCTCTCTAACCCATTTTTTATGATAGATGCATTTGTTAAATAATAAGATATTGTTTCCTTTACCTGCTTTTGGCCTTCTTCTGAGTATACAGCCTCTGCTCCTCTCTGAACAATATAGGATACCCCATTGAATTTTGTTGCCTGTCTTCTGTACCAAAGTCTGTTGAGCCCTATTTCACTGCCATCTGTAGTATAGGCTTTCAATTCTTTTGGTATTACCATATAAGCACATCTTGTTCCTGTAAATCCTGCAGTTTTTGAAAAGCTTCTGAATTCTATAGCTACTTCTTTTGCTCCTTCTATTTCGTAAATGCTGTGAGGAACATCCTTTTCACTAATGAAAGCTTCATATGCAGAATCAAATAGTATTATCGACTTGTTTTTTGCAGCATAATCTACCCAAACTTTTAACTGTTCCTTTGTAAGGGTAGTTCCTGTAGGATTGTTTGGAAGGCACAAATATATAAGGTCTACTTTTTCTTTTGGAAGTTCCGGAACAAAACCGTTTTCAGCAGTACATGGAAGGTAGGTTACGTTAGTCCATTTTCCGTCAATGTATTCTCCTGTTCTTCCAGCCATAACATTGGAGTCAACGTAAACAGGATAAACAGGATCCGTAACTGCTATTCTTGAATTTAAGCCAAAAAGTTCCTGGATATTAGCTGTATCACTTTTGGCACCATCACTTACAAATACTTCATCGTATCCTATTGAGATGCCTCTTTTTTGGTAATCATTCTCAACTATCTTATTAATAAGGAAATCATATCCTTCGTACTCAGGATACCCTTTAAAGGTTTCTATTCTGGACATATCGTCAACAGCCTTATGCATTGCATCTATACATGCCATAGGAAGGGGACGGGTTACATCTCCGATACCAAGCCTTATAATCTCTGCACTAGGGTTTTGTTCTTTAAACACTGCAACTCTTTTACCAATCTCCGCAAATAGATAATTTCCGGGTAATTTTAAATGGTTTTCATTTACTATTGCCATATTCATATCCCTCTTTTCTACTAATAATATATAATTTTTTATTATTTATTTAGATTTCTATTTCTCCCTCGAATACCTTTTCCGCAGGCCCTGTCATGTACACATGATTGTCCTTTTCGGACCATTCAATAAATAAATCTCCACCAAGGAGTTTTACAGTTGCAGCTCTTTCAGATAAACCATTTAATACCGAAGCTACAAGTACAGCACTGGCACCTGTTCCACAAGCAAGGGTTTCCCCTGCCCCTCTTTCCCACACTCTCATTTTTAGTGTAGTTCTGTCTATGATTTCAACAAATTCAGCATTTACCTTTCTGGGAAACAGTTTATGTGTTTCCATCTTTGGTCCCACTTCATATAAAGGAAAGTTTACGGTGTCATCTACATATGTAATAGCATGTGGATTCCCCATGGATACAGCTGTAACCTTGTAGACGTTGCCGTCAATTTCAACGCTCTCGGATATAAATCTATCTTTGTCACTATCAACAGGTATTTTCTTAGGCTCCAATATAGGTTCACCCATATCTACTCTTACCTGTACTACTTTATTATCCTCAACCCTTAAATCAAGAACCTTAATACCCGCTAAAGTCTCTATTGTAAGATTCCTTTTGTCTGTCAATCCATTATCAAATACATATTTCCCAACACAACGTATAGCATTTCCACACATTTCAGATTCTGAACCATCCGAATTAAACATTCTCATTCTAAAGTCAGCTATATCCGATTTCATTATAAGTACTAATCCGTCTGAGCCGATTCCGAAATGTCTATCGCTTACTTTTTTTGCAACTTCTGATGGGTTCGCAATTAGATTTTTCGTGCAATTCACATATATATAGTCGTTTCCAAGTCCCTGCATTTTTGTAAATCTCATTTCATCTTCTCCTTTCTTCATACTTGTAACAATCTTATGTAAATTTAATTAATTGCTTTATCAAATTAACTTGTTCATATTATAACATACCTTTTAAGTTTTACAACGAAATCAACTCTTATACACTAACAACTATTATTTGTATTGTTTTACATACTATAATATAATTATGGTAAAACTTTTCAAATAAAAGTAATTGGAGGCATACTCTTTGAAAACGTATTTTAAGAATTTTTCCGATTTTATTTCACATGTAAAAATGCCAGGTTTTGCAACTATGATGTTAAGTGTTATTTTTATATTCCTTATATGTATAGGAATATGGGGCTTTCTAAGAATCCGGAATATTCAAAAGGGTAATCTGATAATTACCGAATACGGATTACTAAACAATGAAAAAGAAACAAAGCCTTTGTTTAAGCTCGTAAAAAAAGATTATATTATTATGCTTGTTATGACTTTGCTATATGCAATTCCGGCTTTGTACAATCTAGGTGGTTTCAAGATACCTGAAACGCCATGGTCTCCTGCTGATAAAAATGACGGGTTTGTTGTAGACCTCGGAAGAGAAGTAGAGGTTGCGAAAGTTATGCTTTATCAGGGATATAACGAAGAAAAATATGACGGTACCAAGTTTAATATCAAGTTTTTAAATTCCAACGGTACATACTCAGAATCTGAGACTCTTGAAAAATCAGGCTTTTTTTCATGGAAAGTATCTACTAAGGAATTTAAGACAAGTAAAATTCAGATTACTGCTGATAAATCCGGTGCTGCAATTAATGAGCTTGCTATATTTGAAAAGGGTTCAAATAAGCCTTTTGAAGTAAAAAATATAACTCCTGTAGAGCAAATAGCAAATAGTGCCGGGAAAAGCCCTGACGGAAAAGCTTATAAATTAAGTAATCTCCTTGATGAACAAGATAGAGTTGATTTTTATACTTTATCATCAACTAGCACATATTTTGACGAAGTATTTTATCCAAGAACGGCTCTTGATTTCATTTATAAAGTCCATCCCTTCGAAAGAACTCATCCACCTCTTGGCAAATATTTCGTTATGATTGGTATGCTTATTTTTGGAGTAAACCCATTTGGCTGGAGAATTATAGGAACTTTATTTGGAGTAGCCATGATTCCTCTTATGTACCTGTTTGGCTATAAAATATTCAAAAATAGATTCCTTGCATTTTGCACAGCTTTCTTTATGATGTTTGATTTTATGCATTTTGCTCAAACCAGAATATCTACAATTGACGTTTATGTTACCTTCTTTGTTATTTTAATGTACTATTTCATTTATGACTATTTTGCCAAAAAATCATACAAGGCCGGCTTAAAAAAGTCCTTAAAACCTCTTTTTCTTTGTGGCCTGATATTTGGTATAGGTATTGCTACTAAATGGATAGCAATGTATGCTGCTGTGGGTATTTTCCTTATTTTTGTTATTGTAAAGCTTGACGAGATTGTTTATTATATGGCCTATAAAAAAAGTGGTCTTTCATCGGATTTATTTAGCAAATTCTGGAGTAAGTATTTTTTTAAAACTGCATTATTTTGTGTTTTGTTTTTCATAATAATACCCGGCATAATTTATTTTGCTTCATATACATCTATAATGCAGGTTCCCGGAAATGGTATTAAAGAGTTCTTTAACAATCAGTCTTATATGTACAGTTTCCACAATGATTTAAATGCTAAGCATGATTATTCTTCTCAGTGGTTTGAATGGCCCGTAATGATCAAGCCTATTTGGTATTATGGCTCTAAAGCACTTGCTGCAGAAAAATTAACTTCTAGTATCATTTGCATGGGAAACCCATTAATCTGGTGGATTAGCATACCGTCATTAATTGCAGGAATAATTGTTGCAATTAAGAGAAAAGACAAATATATGCTTGTTCCTATTTTCGGTGCTTTATTTCAGTATATTCCTTGGATGGTAGTGCGCAGAATGGCCTTTATCTATCATTACTTTTCCGTTGTTCCTTTTCTTATAATTATCATTGTATACTTAATCAAAGTATTCCTGGAACTTGGAGGGAATACGAAAAAGATTGTATATACTTATTTAGCATTGACAGCAATAATTTTCATAATGTATTACCCTATTTTATCAGGTATGATTGTGCCCAGATGGTATGCAAGTATGCTACAATTGTTCCCAGGCTGGAGTTTCAGATATTAACCATAATAATAAAAGAAGGAAGTATATTTTTTGATATGCTTCCTTCTTTTTATTTATAAATCTAAATAATTTAAATTATACAACGTAAAAAGCCCTGCACACAGCTTCAATAGCGAATGCACAAGACTTTGTGGTGGAGGGAGATGGATTCGAACCATCGAAGTCAGAGACAACAGATTTACAGTCTGCCCCCTTTGGCCACTCGGGAACCCCTCCATATGGAGCTGGCGGACGGAATCGAACCCCCGACCTGCTGATTACAAGTCAGCTGCTCTACCTGCTGAGCTACACCAGCACACTTATAGCAGATACTTCTTCTTTTGTTGAGCAAGTGCTTCGCTCAACTGCCTGTCTATAATAACATGGGAATTGAGTAACTGTCAACACTTTATTTTAAAAAATTTGCTGTTATTTTTAGGAATATTTTGAAAATGCAATTTTGATTTTTTTTAAAAACAAAAAGCAACTTTCTTTATGTGAAAGTTGCTTTTTGTATAATTTAAATGGCGACCCGGAACGGGCTCGAACCGTCGACCTCCAGCGTGACAGGCTGGCATTCTAACCAACTGAACTACCGGGCCATTTCTTTAAATTATAATGGTGACCCATAGGGGAGTCGAACCCCTGTTATCGCCGTGAAAGGGCGGTGTCTTAACCACTTGACCAATGGGCCATATTTATTTTTGGCGAGCACCTCGCCGACTGACAAAATATATTGTAACGGGACATAGCTTAAAAGTCAAGCAATTTTTTATCTTTTTTTTAAGTTATAAATTTCCATCTGAAAAGTGTACTTGCTATCCCTACTCCCGACTTATTATACCTCATTTCTGGTAAGGTTAATCATCTCTATTTCTTTCTTGAAACATTTTTATGCTTTTATAGTAAGCTATTATTTTGATAAACATATTATATTTGAATATGTTTACCTGCGGCAATATAACGTATATCTAAAATTATGGTAGCATTTGTTAACGAATACCTTCTAGAAGCCCTAAAACCTATTCTGTAGCCCCAGTGTTTACTTTACCTATATTTATCTATCCAACTCACGTAGATTTTATTATTTTCGTCATTATTCAGCTCTTTTCCAACGTTACTTTGCAAATCCTATTTAAAGTTAAAAATCCCTTTCTGGCCTTTTCTCTGTCTAAATGCTATAAATTTGTCCACATCATCAATCTGAAAATAGATATTATTTTCAAATAGATATTTAAGAGGGTAGCCCGGAGGTTTTCCATATGAATGTCCTGGAAAAATACGCGTTTCCAGTGAAATATTTGATTTTATTTTCTGAATGCTTGTATACATTTCTCTCGCTGAAGCACCATTAGAAGTACAAATGCCACATCCTTCTATAAATATAAAATCACCTGTAAATAGGTTGCCATCAACCAAATAACAAGTACTTCCAAAAGTATGTCCAGGTGTATGAATGTTCTTAATAGAAGTCTCCCCCAATTGAATGATATCCCCTTCACATATAGGGTTTAACTTTCTACACTTGAATTTATAATATTCAATTTCTTTTTTTGACATGTAAATATCTGCATTATACTTTTTCGCAATTCTATCTGCCAGATTTGTATGGTCAAAATGAGAATGTGTCAAAAGTACTTTTGATATCACTACATTAGTCTCATGGATTTTATTAATTATTTTATCCAATTCCCATGCAGGATCAATAATTGCAGCCTGTCCACTCGCTTCATCCACAATTATATAGCTATAATTAATAAAACTAATAAAGCTCAGTTTAAGGATATATAAATTTTGCTTTTTGTTCTTCATTTTTGCACTTCCTTAGTTTATACGTTTGAAGAATATTAAAAACTCCTCAACTTCCTATTCAATAGTTAACGTAACCCAACGATTAACAACTAATAAGTGCTTATAGCCTAAGTAAAAGCCAACATTTAATTTTTTAGAATCACAATGTTGCATTATTAGATTTAAATTTTAGAAATAAAAATCTACGCTGAGAAGTAATATTGTTTCATTGTTGGGATAATTTGCTTGTTTCTATGATATATATATCAGTCCCCAATGTCAATATGAGTACCTTAGTATTTTAATATCAAAGTCTGTTTGAAAGTTGCAAACTTAGAACTATTAATTTAATCTACTCAGTATTCAAATTCAAATTCCTACAATCATCCTTTTTAACAAGCAAAAAACCCTTGAAACATATTGTTTTCAAGGGTTTTTATTGGTGACCCATCGCAGATTCGAACTGCGGACACCTTGATTAAAAGTCAAGTGCTCTGC contains:
- a CDS encoding LL-diaminopimelate aminotransferase; translation: MAIVNENHLKLPGNYLFAEIGKRVAVFKEQNPSAEIIRLGIGDVTRPLPMACIDAMHKAVDDMSRIETFKGYPEYEGYDFLINKIVENDYQKRGISIGYDEVFVSDGAKSDTANIQELFGLNSRIAVTDPVYPVYVDSNVMAGRTGEYIDGKWTNVTYLPCTAENGFVPELPKEKVDLIYLCLPNNPTGTTLTKEQLKVWVDYAAKNKSIILFDSAYEAFISEKDVPHSIYEIEGAKEVAIEFRSFSKTAGFTGTRCAYMVIPKELKAYTTDGSEIGLNRLWYRRQATKFNGVSYIVQRGAEAVYSEEGQKQVKETISYYLTNASIIKNGLESIGIKVFGGVNAPYIWMQTPNKMDSWAFFDKLLNEANIVGTPGVGFGPSGQGYFRLTAFGSKENTQAAVERFKTRLKV
- a CDS encoding MBL fold metallo-hydrolase, whose amino-acid sequence is MKNKKQNLYILKLSFISFINYSYIIVDEASGQAAIIDPAWELDKIINKIHETNVVISKVLLTHSHFDHTNLADRIAKKYNADIYMSKKEIEYYKFKCRKLNPICEGDIIQLGETSIKNIHTPGHTFGSTCYLVDGNLFTGDFIFIEGCGICTSNGASAREMYTSIQKIKSNISLETRIFPGHSYGKPPGYPLKYLFENNIYFQIDDVDKFIAFRQRKGQKGIFNFK
- the dapF gene encoding diaminopimelate epimerase: MRFTKMQGLGNDYIYVNCTKNLIANPSEVAKKVSDRHFGIGSDGLVLIMKSDIADFRMRMFNSDGSESEMCGNAIRCVGKYVFDNGLTDKRNLTIETLAGIKVLDLRVEDNKVVQVRVDMGEPILEPKKIPVDSDKDRFISESVEIDGNVYKVTAVSMGNPHAITYVDDTVNFPLYEVGPKMETHKLFPRKVNAEFVEIIDRTTLKMRVWERGAGETLACGTGASAVLVASVLNGLSERAATVKLLGGDLFIEWSEKDNHVYMTGPAEKVFEGEIEI
- a CDS encoding uracil-DNA glycosylase, which gives rise to MIKNTIQNNLEQLCYEYVQEFKDKEIVLGYGRIDSPIVIIGEAPGKDEVKQGKPFVGAAGKNLNEFIEVLKISRDDLYITNAIKYRLRRLNPKTQRVVNRPATMKDIKENQIWLHKEIHLINPQIIVTLGNVPLKAITNDFGISIGDMHGTLQECNLSGKVYKLFPLYHPASIIYNRSLKDVYGQDMLTLKQEVNKLDLNFSK
- a CDS encoding uracil-DNA glycosylase, whose amino-acid sequence is MLNWDQLNSTCANCRNCDLAGTRTNIVIGRGNPRAPIMFIGEGPGEQEDIRGLPFVGPAGQLLDTLLEALKFKPDEYYIANVVKCRPPNNRVPSEEEAEKCLPYLRNQVSLIRPRIIVCLGSTAAKYVIDRDIKITQIRGRWIEIKKFWIMPTFHPAALLRDQSKKELLFKDMKEVKKKIKELESEESGG
- a CDS encoding phospholipid carrier-dependent glycosyltransferase; the encoded protein is MKTYFKNFSDFISHVKMPGFATMMLSVIFIFLICIGIWGFLRIRNIQKGNLIITEYGLLNNEKETKPLFKLVKKDYIIMLVMTLLYAIPALYNLGGFKIPETPWSPADKNDGFVVDLGREVEVAKVMLYQGYNEEKYDGTKFNIKFLNSNGTYSESETLEKSGFFSWKVSTKEFKTSKIQITADKSGAAINELAIFEKGSNKPFEVKNITPVEQIANSAGKSPDGKAYKLSNLLDEQDRVDFYTLSSTSTYFDEVFYPRTALDFIYKVHPFERTHPPLGKYFVMIGMLIFGVNPFGWRIIGTLFGVAMIPLMYLFGYKIFKNRFLAFCTAFFMMFDFMHFAQTRISTIDVYVTFFVILMYYFIYDYFAKKSYKAGLKKSLKPLFLCGLIFGIGIATKWIAMYAAVGIFLIFVIVKLDEIVYYMAYKKSGLSSDLFSKFWSKYFFKTALFCVLFFIIIPGIIYFASYTSIMQVPGNGIKEFFNNQSYMYSFHNDLNAKHDYSSQWFEWPVMIKPIWYYGSKALAAEKLTSSIICMGNPLIWWISIPSLIAGIIVAIKRKDKYMLVPIFGALFQYIPWMVVRRMAFIYHYFSVVPFLIIIIVYLIKVFLELGGNTKKIVYTYLALTAIIFIMYYPILSGMIVPRWYASMLQLFPGWSFRY